Within Actinosynnema pretiosum, the genomic segment GCCGGGCCATCCGCGACGCCGGGCTCCGCGTCCCCGACGACCTGTCCCTCGCCGTGCTGGGCCGCCCGCCCGACGACGAGGCCGTCACCGGGTTCGAGGTGCCCCGGCACGAGATGGGCCGCGCCGCCGTGCGCCTGCTCGTCGACCTGGTCACCCGCGCCACCACCCCCGACTCCCCGCAGGCCAGGCGCCTGCTCGCCTGCGCGCCCGTCCAGGGCGCGAGCACCGACCGCAGGAAGGGCCCATGACCGAGATCCGCACCGAAGTCCTCGTCGTCGGCGGCGGGCTGGGCGGCGTCGCCGCCGCGCTGGCCGCCGCGTCCGCCGGGCGCCGCGTCGTGCTCACCGAGGAGACCGACTGGATCGGCGGGCAGCTCACCGCCCAGGGCGTGCCGCCCGACGAGCACCCGTGGATCGAGAGCTTCGGCGCCACCGCCTCCTACCGGCGGCTGCGCCGGGGCATCCGCGACTACTACCGCGCCCACTACCCGCTGCGCGCCGAGGCCCTGGGACTGGACGCGCTCAACCCCGGCGCGGGCCGCGTCTCCAAGCTGTGCCACGAACCGCGCGTCGCGCTCGCCGTCCTGGAGTCGATGCTCGCCCCGCACCGCAGCGCCGGGCGGCTGACCGTGCTGCTGGAGCACCGGCCCACCTCGGCCGAGACCAGTGGCGACCGGGTCGACGCGGTCACCCTCACCGGGCCGGACGGGGACGTGGTGGTGCGCTTCGACCTCGTCCTGGACGCCACCGAGGGCGGTGACCTGCTGCCGATGGCGGGCGTGGAGTTCGCGGTGGGCGCGGAGTCCCGCGACGAGCACGACGAGCCGCACGCCCCCGAGGTCGCGGACCCGGCGAACCTGCAGGGCATCACCTACTGCTTCGCCCTGTCCCACCACGCGGGCGAGGACCACACGATCGACCGGCCGGAGATGTACGACTTCTGGTGCTCCTACCGGCCCGAGTTCTGGCCGGGGCCGCTGCTGGGGCTGCTCGCGCCCGACCCGCGCACCCTGGAACCGGTGCCGCGCACGTTCGTCCCCAACCCGGAGGGCGACCCGCTGGCGGTCAGCGCGGACCAGAGCGCGGACGCCGGGGACAAGGAGCTGTGGGGCTTCCGCCGCATCCTGGCGCGCGGCCTGCACCGCGACGGCGCGTTCGACTCGGACATCACCCTGGTCAACTGGCCGCTCAACGACTACTGGCTGCGGCCCGCGCTGGAGATCGACGGCGTCAGCACCGCCGAGGACGTGGCCCTCGCCCACCACGAGGCCAAGCAGCTGTCCAAGTCGGTGCTCTACTGGTTGCAGACCGAGCTGGGCTTCCCCGGCCTGAAGCTGCGGCACGACGTCATGGGCAGCCGCGACGGGCTCGCGAAATCGGCGTACGTCAGGGAATCGCGGCGGATCAAGGCGGTCACCACGGTCACCGAGCACGACGTGTCGCTGGCGCTCCTCGGGCCGCACGGGCGCAAGTCGCACCCGGACTCGGTGGGCGTGGGCAGCTACCGCATCGACCTGCACCCGTCGACCTCCGGCGACGGGTACGTGGACGTGGCCAGCACGCCGTTCGAGATCCCGCTGGGCGCGCTGCTGCCGCGGCGGGTGGAGAACCTGCTGCCCGCGGCCAAGAACATCGGCACCACGCACATCACCAACGGCTGCTACCGGCTGCACCCGGTGGAGTGGAACGCGGGCGAGGTCGCCGGCCACCTGGCCGCGTTCGCGCTGCGCGAGGGGATCAGCCCGCGCGCGGTGCGGGAGCGGCGCTTCGACGAGTTCGCGCGGGTGCTGGACCGGGCCGGGGTCCAGCGCCACTGGCCCGACGTCAGGGGGTACTGATGAGCGAGGACAACGAGGTCCGAGCGGGCGGGGTGCGGATCGGCGTCGACGTCGGCGGCACGTTCACCGACGCGGTCGCCGTCGACGCGGCCACCTTCGCCCTGCTGGGCAAGGTGAAGGTCCCCACCAGCCACGACCACCCGGACGGCGTCGCGCACGGCATCCTGCGCGCCCTGGAGGAGCTGCGCGCGGCCACCGGGGTCGACCTGGCGCGGGTGTCGTTCCTGGCGCACGGCACCACCCAGGCCACCAACGCCCTCCTGGAGGGCGACGTCGCCGTGGTCGGCATCGCCGGGATCGGCTCCGGCTTCGACGGCTGGGCCACCGCGCGGCTCAAGTCGTTGCGCAGGCTGGAACTGGCGCCCGGCCGCCCGCTGCCGATCCGCTACGCCGCCGTCACCGACCCGGCCGACCCGGTCGTGGTCAAGTCGGCCGTCGAGGCGCTGCACCGCGACGGCGCCCAGGTCGTGGTCGCGGTCGAGCCGTTCAGCGTCGACGACCCGCTGGGGGAGCGCGCCGTGGTCGCCCAGGCCCGCGAGCAGGGGCTCCCGGCGACCGCGACGCACGAGATCACCGGCCTGTACGGGCTGGCCAAGCGCGCCCGCACGGCCGTCCTCAACGCCGGGATCATGCCGCGCATGACCGAGACGGCCGACCTGGTCGACCGCAGCGTCGCCGCCGCCGGGATCACCGCGCCGCTGATGGTGGTGCGCGGCGACGGCGGCGTCATGTCCGTCGCCGAGATGCGCAAGCGCCCGCTGCTCACCGCGCTGTCCGGACCGGCCGCGGGCGTCGCGGGCGCGCTGATGGGGGAGCGGCTCAGCGAGGGGGTCTTCCTGGAGACCGGTGGCACCTCCACCGACGTCTCGGTGGTGCGCCGGGGCAAGGTGCAGGTCCGGCACGCCAGGCTGGGCGGTCGGGAGACGTACCTGCCCGCGCTGGACGTGCGCACCGTCGGCGTCGGCGGCGGCTCCATGGTCCGGGTCTCCGGCGGCGCGGTCACGGACGTCGGGCCGCGCAGCGCGCACATCGCCGGGCTGCCGTATGCCTGCTTCGCCGACCCCGGCGCGCTGGACGGCGCCGAACTGGTGCGCCTGGCGCCCCGCGACGGCGACCCGGCCGACTACGTCGCGCTGGAGGTCCCCGGCGGCGGCAGGTTCGCGCTCACCACCACCTGCGCGGCCAACGCGCTCGGCGTCGTCCCCGAGGACGCCTACGCGCTCGCCGACCCCGGCACCGCCCGCGCCGCGATCGCCGTGCTCGCCGCCGACCTCGGCACGACCGTCGAGGAAACCGCGAAAGCGGTGCTGCGCAAGGCGATCGCACCGGTCAAGGCCGTGGTGGACCAGCTCGTGGACGCCTACCGGCTCGACCGCTCCGCCCTCACCCTGGTCGGCGGCGGCGGGGGAGCGGCGGCGATCACCCCGTTCCTCGGCGCCCAGTCCACCGCGGACTGGCGGATCGCGGCGCACAGCGAGGTGATCAGCCCGCTCGGCGCGGCGCTGGCCCTGGTGCGCGAGTCGGTGGAGCGGATCGTGCCCGATCCCGGCCACGCCGACGTGCTCGCGGTGCGCGCCGAGGCCGAACGGGCCGTCATCGCGCAGGGCGCCGACCCCGCCGGGGTGGACGTGGACGTGGTGGTCGACCCGCGGCGCAACCTGATCCGCGCCGTCGCCACCGGCGCCACCGAGCTGCGCGCCAAGGACCGCGCCCTGGTCGTCGACGAGGACGCGGTCCGGGCGGCCGTCGCCCGCAGCCTGGACGTGTCCGCAGACCGGGTCGCCCGCCTCACCGACACCGGGCACCACGCGGTGTGGGGCGCGGACGTCCGCCGCAAGGGCCTGCTCGGCCTCGGCCGCACCACCCGGCACGTGCGCGTGGTCGACCGGGAGGGCGTGGTGCGCCTGCACGCGGCGGGCGCGCACGTCGTCGGGACCACCGTCGCCCGCGCCACGGGCGAGCTGGCCGCCGCGGTGGACGAGCACACCTCCCACGGCGACGGCGGCTCCCGCGCGCCCGCCGTGTCGCTGCTGGTCGGCGCGAAGATCGCCGACCTGTCCGGGGTGCTGGACCGGGACCAGCTCGTCGCGCTGATCGGCGCCGAGCTGTCCGCGCGCGGCCCGGACGAGCCGGTCGTGGCGATCGTGGAGGACCGGCGGTGAGCGACGAGGACCTCGCGGTCGCGCTGCTGGCCGCCACCCCCACCCACGAGGACCGCGACCCCGCGCTGCTGCGGCGCTGGGCGCGCGCCGCCCTGGAGTTCGGCGACGAGCTGGCCGCCCGCCCGTTCCCGGCGGACGTGCGGGTGGTCGAGCGGGACGGCGGGGTGCGCGACGGCGAGGTGGTGCTGGCCGAGTACCACCGCCGCACCGGAGCGGCCACGGTCTACACCGACGCCCTGCGCCGGGTGCGCGAGGTCGCGCGGCGGCGGGGCTGGGCCGTCGACCCCGGCGCCCTGCGCGCCGCCGCCGTCGCCCACGAGGTCGCCCACCACCGGCTGCACGGCCCGCTCGCCCGCGAGCTCAAGCGCCGCCTGGGGCACCACGCCCTCCGGCTCGGCCGGGTGCGCGTGCTCGGCCACGTCGCGGGCGCCGACGAGGTCGTCGCGCACCGCTACGCCCACCGGGTCAGCGGCCTGGACCGCAGCCCGCTCGCGCTGACCGCGGCACTCGCGGACAGCCTCGCCCTCGTCGCGCAAGGAGGCTGATCGATGGGGATCGCCGTGCTGGCCGTGATGGCCATCGGGGTCGCGCTGATGCTCACCCGCGTCCTGCCCACCGCGTTCGCGCTCGGGCTGCTCGCCGTGGTGATCGCCCTGCTGTCCGGGGCGTCGCTCACGGGCAAGGAGAACAGCGTCACCGCCGTGCTGCAGAACGGGTCCGCGCTGCTGGCCACCACGATGATCGCGGTGCTGCTCGGCTCGTGGCTGGGCACGCTCATGTCCGAGACCGGCATCGCGGCCACGCTCGTGCGCAAGATCGTCGAGTTCGGCGGCGAGCGGCCCGCCGTGGTGGCGCTCGGGGTGTACGCGGTGGCGGTGCTGTGCGGGTCGATCACCGGTTCCGCGCCCGCCGCGATGCTCGCGGGCGTGGTCGGCATCCCGGCGATGATCGCCGTGGGGGTGCCGCCGGTGGTGGCGGGCGGCACGGTCCTGATGGGGCTGGCGACCGGGCTGCCGGTGGAGCTGATCGGCTGGCAGTTCCTGTCCGACGCGGTGGACCTGCCGCTGGAGCAGGTGCGGGCGTTCCAGCTGAAGGTGTTCCCGATCGCGCTGGTGGTCGGCGTCGCCTACGTGCTGGTGGAGGTGCGGCGCAGGGGAGCGCGGCACGCGTGGGCGGTGCGGGCGGCCACGGCCAGGCGGGCGCGGCGCGGGGACGCGCCCTGGTACGCGCTGGTCGCGCCGCTGCTGCCGATCGTGCTGGCGCTCGGGTTCGAGCTGCCGATCGTGCCCTCGCTGCTGGCGGGCGTGGTCTTCGCCCTGCTCACCACGACCCGGCCGGGGAGGCTGGGGGAGACGGCGATGCGCTCGCTGTACCGCGCGTTCGACGTGGCCGCGCCGCCGCTGGTGCTGTTCGTCGCGATCGGGATGCTCCTGTCGGCGGTGCGCCTGCCGGGCGCGGTGGCGGCGCTGGAGCCGGTGGTGTCCGCGGTCAGCCCGTCGGGGCCGGTGCTGTTCGTGCTGGTGTTCGCGCTGCTGGTGCCGCTGTGCCTGTACCGGGGGCCGCTGAACGTGTACGGGCTCGGCGCGGGCATCGCCGGGGTGCTGGCCGGGGGAGGGGTGTACCCGGTTCCGGCGGTGCTGGGGCTGATGTCGTCGTACGGGCAGGTGCTGTGCGTGTCGGACCCGACGAGCACGCAGACGGTGTGGAGCGCGCAGTACGCGGGCGTGCGGCCGGAGAAGGTGATGGCGTCGACGCTGCCTTACACGTGGGTGATGGCGGTGGGGGTGCTGACGTTGACGTCGGTGCTGTTCCTGGGCTGAGCGGGGGCGCCCCCGGTGCGGCGGGCCGGGGCCGGGGGCAGCTTGGAATAAGTTGGAATCACATACCACGATGGCTTCAGTGCTGGATGAAATAAAGTCGGACGACCGGTACCCCGCCACGTCGTGCCCGGAGGCGGTAAGCGCGGTCGGGCCGGACCGCGCCCGCCACGACTCTCAGGCGGGCAGCCCGGTGATGTTGTCCAGCACCGCCCGCGTGACCGTCTCCCACTGCGGCAGCATCGACGGCGACTCGGGTGTGGTGGAGGTCAGGTGCACCAGCACCATGTCCTGGCCGATCGACTTGCCCGAGGACAGGTTCAGCTCCGTGCCCTCCACGTACGTGTGGCCGCCGCTGCCCAGGCCGGTGACGGGGTGGCGCCGAGGTCGGGCTGGCGAACACGGCGCCGTAGGTCTTCGCGCCCATCTCGTTGACGGCGGGCTCCTGCGGGCGGCAGTGCACGCTCGGCGCCTGGTTCATGCCCACCTCGTACGCCGTGACGACCAGTTCCCTCGGCAGCACGTCGCACGCCGTGAACTCCGCGGGCGCCGCCGAGCTGCTCGTCGTGGCGGCCGTGGTGGTGGCCGTGGGCGTCGGGGACGAGGTCCGGGCCGTGGTGGAGCCGTCCGCGCCGCCGCAGCCCGCGGTCAGCAGGGCCGCGGCGGCGGTCGCGGCGAACTTCTTGGCGAACACTTCGGGAGCCCTCTGGGCGGTGGAGAAAAGGGCGCACAGCACGCGGGGGTGTCCGCCCGTTCGGGGGAACGTTCGCCTGGCTTGTCGCCCTCCCGACTCCTTCCCGGAACCGGTAGCGCGGGCCCGCCGGGCCACTCACACGAGCGCCGCCGACGTCAGGTCCGCCACCAGCGCGTCGACGGCGCCCGCGACCGCCGCGGCGTCGGGGTTGTCCGATTCGTGCACGAAGCGGGACGAGGTCACGCGGGTGCCGGAGTACTCGAAGATCCCGTGGTCGATCGCCACGCGCATCGACTCGTCGTAGCCGTGCCGGTCGTACATGCCCGCGTCGGCCCCCGCCAGCGCCACCA encodes:
- a CDS encoding FAD-dependent oxidoreductase; this translates as MTEIRTEVLVVGGGLGGVAAALAAASAGRRVVLTEETDWIGGQLTAQGVPPDEHPWIESFGATASYRRLRRGIRDYYRAHYPLRAEALGLDALNPGAGRVSKLCHEPRVALAVLESMLAPHRSAGRLTVLLEHRPTSAETSGDRVDAVTLTGPDGDVVVRFDLVLDATEGGDLLPMAGVEFAVGAESRDEHDEPHAPEVADPANLQGITYCFALSHHAGEDHTIDRPEMYDFWCSYRPEFWPGPLLGLLAPDPRTLEPVPRTFVPNPEGDPLAVSADQSADAGDKELWGFRRILARGLHRDGAFDSDITLVNWPLNDYWLRPALEIDGVSTAEDVALAHHEAKQLSKSVLYWLQTELGFPGLKLRHDVMGSRDGLAKSAYVRESRRIKAVTTVTEHDVSLALLGPHGRKSHPDSVGVGSYRIDLHPSTSGDGYVDVASTPFEIPLGALLPRRVENLLPAAKNIGTTHITNGCYRLHPVEWNAGEVAGHLAAFALREGISPRAVRERRFDEFARVLDRAGVQRHWPDVRGY
- a CDS encoding hydantoinase/oxoprolinase family protein, producing MSEDNEVRAGGVRIGVDVGGTFTDAVAVDAATFALLGKVKVPTSHDHPDGVAHGILRALEELRAATGVDLARVSFLAHGTTQATNALLEGDVAVVGIAGIGSGFDGWATARLKSLRRLELAPGRPLPIRYAAVTDPADPVVVKSAVEALHRDGAQVVVAVEPFSVDDPLGERAVVAQAREQGLPATATHEITGLYGLAKRARTAVLNAGIMPRMTETADLVDRSVAAAGITAPLMVVRGDGGVMSVAEMRKRPLLTALSGPAAGVAGALMGERLSEGVFLETGGTSTDVSVVRRGKVQVRHARLGGRETYLPALDVRTVGVGGGSMVRVSGGAVTDVGPRSAHIAGLPYACFADPGALDGAELVRLAPRDGDPADYVALEVPGGGRFALTTTCAANALGVVPEDAYALADPGTARAAIAVLAADLGTTVEETAKAVLRKAIAPVKAVVDQLVDAYRLDRSALTLVGGGGGAAAITPFLGAQSTADWRIAAHSEVISPLGAALALVRESVERIVPDPGHADVLAVRAEAERAVIAQGADPAGVDVDVVVDPRRNLIRAVATGATELRAKDRALVVDEDAVRAAVARSLDVSADRVARLTDTGHHAVWGADVRRKGLLGLGRTTRHVRVVDREGVVRLHAAGAHVVGTTVARATGELAAAVDEHTSHGDGGSRAPAVSLLVGAKIADLSGVLDRDQLVALIGAELSARGPDEPVVAIVEDRR
- a CDS encoding transporter; translation: MGIAVLAVMAIGVALMLTRVLPTAFALGLLAVVIALLSGASLTGKENSVTAVLQNGSALLATTMIAVLLGSWLGTLMSETGIAATLVRKIVEFGGERPAVVALGVYAVAVLCGSITGSAPAAMLAGVVGIPAMIAVGVPPVVAGGTVLMGLATGLPVELIGWQFLSDAVDLPLEQVRAFQLKVFPIALVVGVAYVLVEVRRRGARHAWAVRAATARRARRGDAPWYALVAPLLPIVLALGFELPIVPSLLAGVVFALLTTTRPGRLGETAMRSLYRAFDVAAPPLVLFVAIGMLLSAVRLPGAVAALEPVVSAVSPSGPVLFVLVFALLVPLCLYRGPLNVYGLGAGIAGVLAGGGVYPVPAVLGLMSSYGQVLCVSDPTSTQTVWSAQYAGVRPEKVMASTLPYTWVMAVGVLTLTSVLFLG